From the Hoplias malabaricus isolate fHopMal1 chromosome 6, fHopMal1.hap1, whole genome shotgun sequence genome, the window CTGGTCCTGTTTGATGTGCTAGTCTTTGTAGACATTGACAATTTGCTAACTAAAAAAGGCAAGTTCCAAAGCACAAAAAGGGGATAAGGAAAACATACATCTTACATTGCAATTCACATTTGTAATGCAAAAAACTTTTATACCGCTCATTAAGAATACAAATAGTAAAATGTGTCTTAGAAAATAATTTACAGTCTTTAGCTTCAGAGCCaagattgtttgtgtgtgtgtggggggggggggggggtaggtaACATAGGGTGTATGACAATTTAAGTTCATGCATCCGTTCAGAATATAGTTGTGTTCAAGTTGTTTTCAATTCTTCTTTTGgccttaaaaacaaacaaaatcaaaagaTTTAAGACTTAATATTTGTGGCAGGACAACAGTTATCCAACATGTATATCATTAACCGATCATGTATTTCACAAACAGCTAATGTTGAATAAAACGCCTATGCACCAGGTTTAGAGATGGTGGCAGTTAATTATTTCTCCAGCTTAATTTTACATTGTAGCACGGACGGATAAAGccttacccctttgtgtccaTTTTTTCCTCTGgagttttctcctcctccttcacatCTAGAAGATTGGAAAACACGAGTCAATATTACAGGTTCATTTTTAGGATCAAAGGCAACACTGAGTGCATCCTCTGATTAATCCACTCCTCATGACAAGGTCAGCACAAGACTACAATATTTAGTTTATTGACTCTAAGCACCTTCACTGAGATGCTTTGGTTATGGTGTTATTTCTAGTGATTGTTGAGCTGGAGGGAAACATTCAAAAGTGTTCTGAGTGCACCCTCCCTATGTTAGCTACCGTGTGAGCTTCAGATGGTCTACTACTTgaagtaaaacagtaaaagtaCCTGTCTGCTCACCTTTCTTCTCTTCACCATCCTTGTCTTCTTCGGTCTTCACCCGTTTGGTCTTCTTATAGTTTGTTGTGTTTCTGCGGCCGCCTTGTCCTTCATCCTCGGAATCGGAGAACTCCTCATCGCAGGCTATCCGCTTATCGTGGGCACGGACTGGGAAAGGAATACACGGCTTAGAAAACACTCACCACTAACACAGAATTACCCCATTGTTCTAAAACTACTGTCTCCCTATCCTCCCACATATCAACGTCCACTGAATGTGCATCATtaccaaaattaaaaaaaaaaaaaaacttaatgaaTTTGTTCCACTGCAGAAGCCTTGTTTGTAAACACTAATTTCTCAAGGGAAAAAATTAGTACGTCTTCCCTCAGGGTGAAGGAGAATTAACTTATCATCAGGGTGGAATAAATGTGCTAATTTTTTAGTAAAATAATTGTAGCAATTTTATCCAGTGATTAGATGACCCGATAGCCCGTGTTATGCAGCTATTTATGAGATTATCTGCTGCCGAGACATAAATTACATTTCTCCAAGCAAAGATATCCACAAGATATCCAAGAATAGGAGGAGTATTAATAGAAAGAAAAGTAAGCAGCACTCACTGGGGATGCGTTTGTCTGGGTCATCCTCCTCATCTCCACTGTCTTCCTGCACAGCGTCCTCAGGGATGGCCTGCATCTGCACTCCTGGAGCATGGGGCAACATGCGCAGGTTCTCAAAAAGACGCTGTCTATAGACAGCAgcgtggggagagagagagaaagaaaatgagggacagagagagagagaaagaaaacgagggacagagaaaataaaatcagatgTCTCTTTTAATAGGATTTTACCAGCAATCAAAAGGGGGTCAAGTgtgctcccaaacatggagtgCCATCTAGATCAGTTAGTGAATTAGTTGACTGGGTGTGTGGTCACCAGCAAAGTCACACATCAgttcacaaaaacacagcacaccaCTTACTTGATCTTCTCTAGGTAATCGTTTGTGTTTTGGTTGGTCATGTTGGAAGGACTGATGTGAAGTTTGAAGTCCGGTCCAAAATACTCAAAGTAGTCATTGTATGGAAGCTCTGGGTAAACAGGGAAGTAAAATACaaacattacaataaataacaaaccATGACCACACTGAGGCTGCTTCACAGCTATCAATATCCTCGGTTTGGTTCTGCTTGGCCCAGTAAAGTGGGGAAACAGCAGCTTTTTTCCTACATGACTGCACTCTTACTCATCCAAAACTCTAATATTTAGAAGGTTGTAAAGAAAAATACTGTTTGAGAGCTGGGATATTTCAGAGTCTGCATTTAGTAAAAACAGTTGTTTTCTACTTTCATTTGCTAACGGCATTTACCTTCTTACAAGCTGCGATAAACCATGCAGTCTGCTTACCGTTGGGAATAGTGCTGTCCAGGGCAACAGCTGTTTCATACGTCCAGCAGCGAGCCACATTCCTGATGGTGTATCCACCTCCTCCCAACATCAATAAAGGCAGGTTAAAGCTCTTCATGTATTCAACACACTTAGCATGGCCTGCAGAACACAAGGGTTCACTGATAAACAAAACTGGAGCATGAACAGCTCTGTGTGTCTAACTAATACAGTCCGTTAGAGATACATTCAGCACTGTTCAGGACCTTTGATGGTGAGGTTGAAGCAGCCCAATCTGTCCCCAGACAGAGAATCAGCACCACACTGAAGAACTACAGCACTGGGTTGGTACATCTCCATAACTTTGGCCATGATCTAAAACATACAGACCGAGACATGATGACGACAGAGTGCATGAGGAAGACTACTGCATGAGCAAAGGGTTTAGTTTACAGTAATGAAGACTTACAGGTTTGAAAATGGCTTCATATGATTCATCATCAATCCCGTCCCTGAGTGGGTAGTTCACAGCATAGTATTTGCCCTTCCCTGCTCCAATATCCTGCAGGAACAGTATATATTCGCTTAATTGATGATGGGAGGagtctaaatatttattataataataataaaaagggaATCTACTCAGAGGGACAAGAACAGATGGGAACTCACTCTGAGGTCGCCGGTGCCAGGAAAGTACTCTCCATACTTGTGGAAAGACACAGTCATGACACGGTCTGTGGTGTAGAAGGCCTCTTCAACTCCATCACCGTGGTGGATATCAATGTCAATATAAAGCACTCTTTGATGGTATCTATCAAATTGTATAAAAGTGTTTCTTATTAAGAACCAACTTACAACACAGCATTATAAAAACACAGTTCACAAACACTAGAGAGCCTTCCCCACCTTAAATTTCTCAAAACATCAACCACCATTATCTCTAAGCGAGGACTCACTTGAGTAGCTCCAAGATGGCCAGTACAATGTCATTGACGTAGCAGAAACCAGAGGCCTCCGACTTCTTGGCATGGTGAAGGCCGCCCGCCCAGTTAATGGCAATGTCCGTTTGCTGCTTGTTTAGTTTCACAGCCCCAGCTAATCAAAACAGAATTAACGCTATTAAATACATGCAGTCATCAATCATGTGCAGTATTCTTGTCATCTGCTAGGACTCAAGTCAATGACCATCAGAtctatacataaataaatataacacaacACCCTGCACTTACCAACAGAGCCTCCTGTTGAAAGCTGACAGAACTCAAATAAGCCATCAAAGACAGGGCAGTCTTCACCGACATTGACTGAGAAGAAAACAGATCACTTTAAGAACAACCAATTAAACAGAAGTGATATTTTAAAGGGTTAAGATACTAATCACTATTTTATCTAATCAAATAATTACTTTTACTCTTAAATACAACATGAAACACTGAATTAATGGTTATCCATAAACTTTCAACAAATGTCCATTTACCATccatataaacacattaaaatgaacATTAGCTTTAAGTGAGCAATTAGTTTCCCTCTTAGTGATAAAGCTAAAACCTAAAAACATTTACATGATCTCTATTCATAATTTTGGCCCTTTGTTTTTagagtttcctcccaaaaagaACATGGGTGCCAATGCTgagtgtttaataaaaaaaaaataaaaacaaaatcgaAAGTCATATACAGTTAACTGTGATATAATTGCCACAAACTGATAGAAATAACAAGAAATAGCTTTGATAAGCTCTGAAATCTGATGATGCACTCCAATAATTGAGCAAACAACAACTTTAATGCTTTAAAAGCTTCAAGTCCGTCTTAAGTTtgcttattaaaaatattaatctgCAAAATAAGAACTTTACAgtaggagggaaaaaaaaacacttcattCATTGGAGGTCAAtgtagaaacaaacaaaaaaaagattatttcaagtcattttggagcatttctattggaccATTCATCGTGaaattttcacaaaatgtaaaggacaactgctgtgttcaaatgatgtagtaaaaatGTGGAATACGATAATATGCCCAAAATTAACCCCAGCCTGAGTAAAACTGAGAAAtgaaccccacacacacaaacgcatcATAAAACCATGGCCGCATATTTAATGTCAATTAACTTTACCCAGGTATCCTGTAATTTAAATATACTCAAAAACACAGGTTTTTAGTCACCACCACTGAGAGAAATGTGTGTGGAATACCCACATCTCTGCATCTGCTTGCTGTATTCAGACATGTTATCTGGGCGGATGGAACGCAAGAACTTGATGTAGTCATCACTGTGATACTTGGTCATCTCTTCAGCACTGGCTTTGTGCGGCCTCTgcacatataaacacattcaACATTTATTCAGCGCCAACAGTTTTAGGCACATTTACTTTTGAAAGGAAAAGTTTAAAAGTGTCCATCCTCCTTACATAGATCTCCATCTTCCTGTAGAGCCCATAGTTCAAGAGAAGG encodes:
- the hdac1 gene encoding histone deacetylase 1 isoform X1, whose translation is MALSSQGTKKKVCYYYDGDVGNYYYGQGHPMKPHRIRMTHNLLLNYGLYRKMEIYRPHKASAEEMTKYHSDDYIKFLRSIRPDNMSEYSKQMQRFNVGEDCPVFDGLFEFCQLSTGGSVAGAVKLNKQQTDIAINWAGGLHHAKKSEASGFCYVNDIVLAILELLKYHQRVLYIDIDIHHGDGVEEAFYTTDRVMTVSFHKYGEYFPGTGDLRDIGAGKGKYYAVNYPLRDGIDDESYEAIFKPIMAKVMEMYQPSAVVLQCGADSLSGDRLGCFNLTIKGHAKCVEYMKSFNLPLLMLGGGGYTIRNVARCWTYETAVALDSTIPNELPYNDYFEYFGPDFKLHISPSNMTNQNTNDYLEKIKQRLFENLRMLPHAPGVQMQAIPEDAVQEDSGDEEDDPDKRIPIRAHDKRIACDEEFSDSEDEGQGGRRNTTNYKKTKRVKTEEDKDGEEKKGEQTDVKEEEKTPEEKMDTKGPKEELKTT
- the hdac1 gene encoding histone deacetylase 1 isoform X2, whose product is MALSSQGTKKKVCYYYDGDVGNYYYGQGHPMKPHRIRMTHNLLLNYGLYRKMEIYRPHKASAEEMTKYHSDDYIKFLRSIRPDNMSEYSKQMQRFNVGEDCPVFDGLFEFCQLSTGGSVAGAVKLNKQQTDIAINWAGGLHHAKKSEASGFCYVNDIVLAILELLKYHQRVLYIDIDIHHGDGVEEAFYTTDRVMTVSFHKYGEYFPGTGDLRDIGAGKGKYYAVNYPLRDGIDDESYEAIFKPIMAKVMEMYQPSAVVLQCGADSLSGDRLGCFNLTIKGHAKCVEYMKSFNLPLLMLGGGGYTIRNVARCWTYETAVALDSTIPNELPYNDYFEYFGPDFKLHISPSNMTNQNTNDYLEKIKQRLFENLRMLPHAPGVQMQAIPEDAVQEDSGDEEDDPDKRIPIRAHDKRIACDEEFSDSEDEGQGGRRNTTNYKKTKRVKTEEDKDGEEKKDVKEEEKTPEEKMDTKGPKEELKTT